The following coding sequences are from one Populus trichocarpa isolate Nisqually-1 unplaced genomic scaffold, P.trichocarpa_v4.1 scaffold_1865, whole genome shotgun sequence window:
- the LOC18109255 gene encoding patellin-3, which produces MAEVAQNVSQEQVVVVTDVPQAEKTTPVPPTMPVVGKELPLPVPETEEVPMKPKQVEEAVVETEDLKASGGDDEKMPQLVSFKEESTKVADLLESEKKALQEFKKLVQEALNKHEFSALTTTPAPAKEEKKKDVMVASEEEKKPAQEEETPAVIEEKENVEPQVVAEKEEKKEVVESEVLDDQEKVAPVPASDTTAVSTVDDDGAKTVEAIEETIVAVSSSVASQEETSAQATKEPEGETKAASALDEGAKEVKSETVVEVTPEEVSIWGITLLADDRSDVILLKFLRARDFKVKDAFTMLKNTIRWRKELGIDELLEQDLGCDDLGKVVFMHGLDKEGHPVCYNVYGEFQNKELYKNSFSDEEKRQRFLRWRIQFLERSIRKLDFSPGGVSTIVQVNDLKNSPGPAKRELRQATRQALQLLQDNYPEFVAKQIFINVPWWYLTVNRMISPFLTQRTRSKFVFAGPSKSAETLTRYITAEQIPVKYGGLSKDGEFCTADAVTEITVKASAKHTVEFPVTETCLLTWEMRVVGWDVSYGAEFVPNAEDSYTVIIQKARKVAITEEPVVSNSFKVGEPGKVVLTIDNTTSKKKKKLLYRLKTKPCSD; this is translated from the exons ATGGCAGAGGTGGCACAAAACGTGAGTCAAGAACAAGTGGTGGTGGTAACTGATGTTCCACAAGCTGAGAAAACAACACCAGTGCCACCAACAATGCCAGTGGTGGGGAAAGAGCTACCATTGCCCGTGCCTGAGACTGAGGAGGTGCCAATGAAGCCAAAGCAGGTTGAGGAGGCTGTTGTGGAGACTGAGGATTTGAAAGCTAGTGGAGGTGATGATGAGAAGATGCCTCAGTTGGTTTCTTTTAAGGAAGAAAGTACTAAAGTTGCTGATCTTCTTGAGTCTGAGAAGAAAGCACTTCAAGAATTTAAGAAACTTGTTCAGGAAGCACTTAACAAGCATGAATTTAGTGCTTTAACAACAACACCAGCACCAgctaaagaagagaagaagaaagatgtgATGGTGGCCTcggaggaggagaaaaaaccAGCCCAAGAAGAGGAAACACCGGCAGTAATAGAGGAGAAGGAAAACGTGGAGCCTCAAGTTGTAgcagagaaagaagagaagaaagaagtgGTGGAAAGTGAGGTTCTTGATGATCAAGAAAAGGTGGCTCCCGTTCCTGCTAGTGATACTACTGCAGTTAGTACTGTGGATGATGATGGTGCCAAGACTGTAGAAGCCATTGAAGAGACCATTGTAGCTGTCTCCTCTTCAGTGGCTTCACAAGAGGAGACTTCAGCTCAGGCTACAAAAGAGCCTGAGGGAGAGACAAAGGCTGCCTCAGCATTGGATGAGGGAGCCAAAGAAGTTAAGTCTGAGACTGTGGTGGAAGTGACACCAGAGGAAGTATCAATCTGGGGCATAACGCTTCTTGCTGATGACAGAAGTGATGTGATTCTATTGAAATTTCTCAGAGCCAGGGATTTCAAGGTGAAAGATGCCTTCACCATGCTCAAGAACACAATTCGCTGGAGAAAGGAGCTCGGCATTGATGAATTGCTTGAACAAGATTTGGGCTGTGATGATTTGGGGAAGGTGGTATTTATGCATGGTCTTGACAAAGAGGGACACCCAGTTTGCTACAATGTCTACGGGGAGTTCCAAAACAAGGAGCTTTACAAGAATTCATTTTCTGATGAAGAGAAGAGGCAGAGATTCTTGAGGTGGAGAATTCAATTCCTGGAAAGGAGTATTAGGAAATTGGATTTCAGTCCTGGTGGAGTCTCTACCATTGTTCAGGTTAATGACTTGAAAAATTCTCCTGGACCAGCTAAGAGAGAGCTTAGACAAGCTACTAGACAGGCACTTCAATTGCTTCAAGACAACTATCCAGAATTTGTGGCCAAACAG ATCTTCATCAATGTGCCCTGGTGGTACCTCACAGTCAATAGAATGATAAGTCCATTTTTAACTCAGAGAACCAGAAGCAAGTTTGTCTTTGCTGGTCCTTCCAAATCTGCAGAAACCCTCACCAG GTACATAACTGCTGAGCAAATACCAGTGAAGTATGGAGGACTAAGCAAAGATGGTGAATTTTGCACAGCTGATGCTGTTACTGAGATTACAGTGAAGGCATCAGCAAAGCACACTGTAGAATTCCCAGTTACTGAG ACATGCCTTCTGACTTGGGAAATGAGAGTTGTGGGATGGGATGTGAGCTATGGCGCCGAATTCGTACCAAATGCTGAGGATAGCTACACAGTGATCATCCAAAAGGCTAGAAAGGTTGCTATAACTGAAGAACCAGTGGTTAGCAACAGTTTTAAAGTTGGTGAACCTGGTAAAGTTGTTCTCACCATTGACAATACCACttccaagaagaagaagaagctcctCTATCGCTTGAAAACCAAACCTTGCTCTGATTAA